From Candidatus Methylomirabilis tolerans:
TATTCTTCGTTGCCTGACGGAGAGGTTACCGGGATCCGGATTTATCGGTAATCCGGTAGATCGGTTGGTTCGGTGAACGACCCTATGCAGCCAACTTGGCTTCGTTCTGTACGATGATTTTGGGATCTTTCACTTTCGGAGGCACGGGCAAACCTCGTTCTTGGAGCAGTTCTACGTGTTCCTTCATTCCCCATTTTGCCTTATACACGCAGTCCTCGATGGAGTGGCCAATCCCCGTAAATCCTTCCAGGTCAGGAGAAAAAAACCCAAAATAATCGGGTTCCTCCGTTGCCTCGATGGTCAAAGAATAGGGCAGATCAATCATGACTTCCTCCCTTCTGCATTCCTGCTGACTTCAGTATAT
This genomic window contains:
- a CDS encoding type II toxin-antitoxin system HicB family antitoxin; its protein translation is MIDLPYSLTIEATEEPDYFGFFSPDLEGFTGIGHSIEDCVYKAKWGMKEHVELLQERGLPVPPKVKDPKIIVQNEAKLAA